From a single Myotis daubentonii chromosome 5, mMyoDau2.1, whole genome shotgun sequence genomic region:
- the LOC132235763 gene encoding protocadherin beta-14, whose product MAIRGALTLRKRQVAILFVLLGLSEAGPDTVRYSVAEEAEIGSFVANLARDLGLGVEELSSREARIISDDNGRHLHLNLLTGDLLLNERLDREELCGSAEPCVLHFQVLLQNPLEFFRAELHIKDINDHSPTFLDKEILLKISEGTTLGTAFPMESAQDLDIGSNSLQNYTISPNSHFYIKIQDSGDGKIYPELVLDRMLDHEKEPELRLTLVALDGGSPPRSGTTLVLIEVLDINDNSPEFPQGLYEVQVPEDTAIGSWIITISAKDLDAGHYGKISYIFFHASEDIRKTFEINPTSGEVRLISSLDFEVIQSYTVNIQATDGGGLSEKCTLLIKVMDINDNAPEVTMSSITNRIPENAPQTFVAVFSIRDQDSGDNGRMVCSIQDDLPFILKPTFQNFFTLVSEKALDREMREEYNITITVTDLGTPRLKTQHNITLLVSDVNDNAPAFTQTAYTLFLRENNSPALHIGSVSATDRDAGANAQLTYSLLPPHDPRLPLASLVSINADNGHLFALRALDFEALQAFEFRVGATDRGSPALSSQALVRVQVLDANDNAPFVLYPLQNGSAPCTELVPRAAEPGYLVSKVVAVDADSGQNAWLSFQLLKATEPGLFGVWAHNGEVRTARLLSERDAAKHRLLVLVKDNGEPALSASVTLHVLLVDGFSQPYLPLPEVAADQAQADPLTVYLVIALASVSSLFLFSVLAFIAVRLCRRSRAAWVGGCSVPEGHLPGHLVDVSGTGTLSQSYQYEVCLMGGTGTDEFKFLKPIVPNLPIHDTGRNVEENENFRNSFGFNIQ is encoded by the coding sequence ATGGCGATCAGAGGAGCGCTCACTTTGCGGAAAAGGCAAGTTGCAATTCTCTTTGTTTTGCTGGGATTGTCTGAGGCAGGTCCTGACACTGTGCGCTATTCTGTGGCAGAGGAAGCAGAAATTGGCTCTTTTGTGGCCAATCTGGCAAGGGATCTGGGGCTTGGGGTGGAGGAGCTGTCCTCCCGGGAGGCCCGGATAATTTCTGATGATAATGGCAGGCATTTGCATCTCAATTTATTGACTGGGGATTTGCTCCTAAATGAGAGACTAGACCGAGAGGAGCTGTGCGGCTCTGCAGAGCCCTGCGTGTTGCATTTTCAGGTGTTATTGCAAAACCCTTTAGAGTTTTTCCGGGCTGAGCTGCACATCAAAGATATAAATGATCACTCCCCTACATTCCTGGACAAGgaaatacttttgaaaatatcAGAAGGTACCACTCTTGGAACGGCATTCCCAATGGAGAGTGCCCAAGATTTGGACATAGGAAGCAACAGTCTCCAAAACTATACAATTAGCCCCAATTCTCATTTCTACATTAAAATTCAAGACAGCGGTGATGGAAAGATATACCCAGAACTGGTCCTAGACAGAATGTTAGATCACGAAAAGGAGCCTGAGCTCAGATTAACACTTGTAGCACTGGATGGTGGGTCCCCACCCAGGTCTGGGACAACATTGGTCCTCATCGAGGTCTTGGACATCAATGACAACTCCCCTGAGTTTCCACAGGGGCTCTATGAGGTGCAGGTCCCAGAGGAcacagccattggctcctggatAATCACCATCTCTGCTAAGGACTTGGATGCAGGACATTATGGGAAAATATCTTACATATTTTTCCATGCATCTGAAGATATTCGTAAGACATTTGAAATCAACCCAACATCTGGTGAAGTTCGTTTGATATCTAGCTTGGACTTTGAAGTAATACAGTCTTACACTGTAAATATTCAGGCAACAGATGGTGGGGGGCTTTCGGAAAAATGCACTCTTCTGATTAAAGTAATGGATATAAACGATAACGCACCAGAAGTGACCATGTCATCAATTACAAACAGAATTCCAGAAAACGCGCCACAGACCTTTGTCGCTGTTTTTAGTATTCGAGACCAAGACTCTGGGGACAATGGAAGGATGGTTTGCTCTATTCAAGATGATCTCCCTTTTATCCTGAAACCAACATTTCAGAATTTTTTCACTCTGGTTTCTGAAAAAGCATTGGacagagagatgagagaggagtATAACATCACCATCACGGTCACCGACTTGGGGACCCCCAGGCTGAAAACCCAGCACAACATCACCCTGCTGGTGTCCGACGTCAACGACAACGCCCCCGCCTTCACCCAAACCGCCTACACCCTGTTCCTCCGCGAGAACAACAGCCCCGCCCTGCACATCGGCAGCGTCAGCGCCACAGACAGGGACGCGGGCGCCAACGCCCAGCTCACCTACTCGCTGCTGCCGCCCCACGACCCGCGGCTGCCCCTGGCCTCGCTCGTGTCCATCAACGCGGACAACGGCCACCTGTTCGCCCTGAGGGCGCTGGACTTCGAGGCGCTGCAGGCGTTCGAGTTCCGCGTGGGCGCCACGGACCGCGGGTCGCCCGCGCTGAGCAGCCAGGCGCTGGTGCGCGTGCAGGTGCTGGACGCCAACGACAACGCGCCCTTCGTGCTGTACCCGCTGCAGAACGGCTCTGCGCCCTGCACCGAGCTGGTGCCCAGGGCGGCCGAGCCGGGCTACCTGGTGAGCAAGGTGGTGGCGGTGGACGCAGACTCGGGCCAGAACGCCTGGCTGTCGTTCCAGCTGCTCAAGGCCACGGAGCCCGGGCTGTTCGGCGTGTGGGCGCACAATGGCGAGGTGCGCACGGCGCGGCTGCTGAGCGAGCGCGACGCGGCCAAGCACAGGCTGCTGGTGCTGGTCAAGGACAATGGCGAGCCCGCGCTGTCGGCCAGCGTCACGCTGCACGTGCTGCTGGTGGATGGCTTCTCGCAGCCCTACCTGCCGCTGCCGGAAGTGGCGGCCGACCAGGCGCAGGCCGACCCGCTGACGGTCTACCTGGTCATCGCGTTGGCGTCGGTGTCGTCGCTGTTCCTGTTCTCGGTGCTGGCGTTCATCGCGGTGCGGCTGTGCAGGCGGAGCAGGGCCGCCTGGGTGGGTGGCTGTTCGGTGCCTGAGGGCCACCTTCCGGGCCACCTGGTGGACGTCAGCGGTACTGGgaccctgtcccagagctaccaGTATGAGGTGTGTCTGATGGGAGGTACTGGGACAGATGAGTTTAAATTTCTGAAGCCAATTGTTCCCAATCTTCCAATCCACGACACTGGTAGGAATGTAGAGGAAAATGAGAACTTTAGGAATAGCTTTGGATTCAACAtccaataa